The Daphnia pulex isolate KAP4 chromosome 7, ASM2113471v1 genome includes the window AGACCAATCTTGAATAATTTAactaaaatttacatttattgCATTGGTAATTCTGTCTGTTCTATGTTGTATGTTCAGAAATGATTCATTGGAACTGTTATTATTCAAAAGTTTATCagagaaaatataattttatttatcgtAAATCATTCCGGGTAGCCTATAGTTATATTTAATCAACACATGAGTTCCGGTCGGgccaagtaaaaaagaagaatatgatTTATGAACGACATCCCGCTTACACACGACAAAGACGATCTTTCGTGTTATTAAATTGTAAAGTGTTTATTGAGAATAAGATAAACTGGTCGTCAAATTTGGTAACTCGGAGAAAGCTGGCCTTCTTTACCGAAAGGTGTTACAAAAGGGCATCGAACCCTTGGGGCCAAAGATCAATCTTTCTTTATTACCTACctggaagatgaagaaatccttgcaaaaaaactttctcacaaaacaaaaaaaaagttaccacATTGCGCGGGTAATTATCCCAGCAGACAGTTATTAAGTATACCAACAGCttccaaaaaaaggggggcatGTCGAATTGAATGCACGTCTCGtatattcttcttatttcattcAACACGATTAATAAGTTCATTACGATTCATTTGCATTCAAACTGCCTTCCGAGGAATTACcgattttcttcgtttcaCAACTGCTCTATATTCTCGGTAGCCTATAATATTAAATTACCTAAGTGGAAAAAGTAATATTCGCtggatctaaaaaaaagtcgtaGGCAAAAGTAAATATACTATGTATATCTCGCTCATACTGCTAGCGGTTTACgcaatacaaaaatttataaaacagTTTTGTGGCAAGACTgatgatatatattttttatgtacGTCGTAATTAGACTTtagaagttctttttttaaatatatagtAAAAAACATGCAAGTATGTTTGATTTATtctcacaaaagaaaaaacgataACTTTTATTCAAGAGAAACTTTCGTAGGCTAGAGTGAAATTGGAAATGGAGCGGCACATCTGTTCAATCTGGCGGTTTAATTCTCTGGGTCCGCAGCTGAAAACGTCCACCCGTTCCCTGAATATAATACAACAACAGttagccaaaataaaaaatagtatgtgaaaaaaaaaataagattcaaTTGTAATACTATATACCTGGAATAAGTCTCTTTCCACGACGTGAAAAGTTCCTTCCACTTTGGACGACCGTATTCCAATCGCCGAAGGAGATTTGGGTATTTTTGGCTAAGAATAATTTCCACCTAGAACCAAatgattgattttattttgttattcgaatttgttttgatGTCAACTCACTGGCGAGAAACCACGACAGGCCGCAGGGGCTGGGCGTGTAACGTGGAGTCTAATTTCCAGCTTATCTGGACGAGGACTAGCCCACGCGTCCTCGATCAGTTGATCGATGGCAGCCGATGCCCACAAAAGACTTTCCGCCTTTTGGACGCAAAAAACGATATGCAGGCGCTCCGGTCGGGCGTTCCAGCCGTTCCGTCTAAACACAGAGAAAGAGTTTTGTGATTATTTAATTGGATACTGGTAAACATTTAACTAATATTATACATTAAGTTGTGGATGACACACAAGAAAGGCGTGAATCCGATACCCCCGGCTATGCAGATCACCGTTCTGCTGTTGATGACGTCAGAAAACGGACTGGAAAATGGGCCATCCACATAAAGCTCGACATCATCTCTCTGGGTTTTTCCTAGGAGACTTTTCAATTGCTCTAAATCATTtgtaagaaattaaattcatcGTTTACAACAATGAGCTTTGATTATTCCTTCAATTATGTCATACATACTGCACCAATCTCCCCTAGTTTTCATGTGGACCGTCCAACTGGCGTGAGTCATATCACAacactaaaatttaaatttgtttttattggcgcaaaatttgaaatttgaatttaaaaaaatcattttcaaaatcttaccgaagagagagagaatggatGCCACTGGAAACCAGAGATGACTGGACATTGAAGGAACACGTACTGCGTTTCGATTGATGATGGAGGAGAAACaacaaagcaaagaaaaattcaagtgtTAATTTATTCCGAAATggtttttgtcatttttcttttgaagaaaacatATTTATGAATTATGAATGAAGGTGGGGGAACTAACTTGTCCAGGCTGGGAATGACTCATCCAGCGATCAACAACCAGTTCGATAACGTCTGGTTCGTGCACGACGACGCGGGACACGCTGACCGGCTGGCGCCGACTGACTTTGCGCCAACTCCAGTCGAAAAGGTAAAAGATAATCGGAATCGTCACATAAAGCCAAGTGTAGCCCTTCATGGGTATGAAAACTGGAGGCGGCCCATCTTGGTCGTCGTTCCCCGGCCAGTGGTCCCGCCAATTCGTTTGCTCCTTCAGCATTCCGCTAGAAATGCGCGGCAAGCATTTCAATGCGCACTTTAGACACTTGCCAAAGACGGCCATGTTCGGTAATGGACGGTACGGCGCACTCACCTGGTGGGATGGAAGACCAGGAGGACTAAAAAGGGTCCGAACAGAAAGTGATGACTGTAGTAAAATGTGTTAAAATGTCGGGTGCGGAACCAACTGGCGGACGTCACTAGGATCATTGTCAGTATCAACATCATCAACACACCCGTAATCCCTGGAACTAATAAAacgcacctttttttttacactccGGGTTCAGTGTCACAAAGGTAATAAACTAataatattaagaaaaaagctttgaattgaattacgTGTAAAGAAGACCAACTGTAAAGGATCCTGTCCGGGTGATTCCGCAATGTTGACTTCAATCCATCGGTGGTTGTAATAGAGCGAACAATTGACCGCGTTGACCAAATGGGCTCCGGTATGAATAACTGGACAACGAAAAATCGTGGGTgggaaatttcatttcattaaagATGAGCGGTTCCGGTTTCTTTCGATGTGAATTACATACCCGAAGCGATAATGACGGTGAAAGCGCAAGTGATGTGAAACCGTTCGGCTTGGTTGAAAAACAGACGGATAAAACGGGCTGATAAGCCACAACGACCCAGAAGACGACAACAATAACGGCGCAAGGTGGTGGCTGCCCGCTTGCAAGTCGGCAGAAGTATAAGACCGCAACTGACATTCAAAACGGCTCCCGTACCGCGCGAAATGCACAAACCGCTCTAAACAGtcgtgggtttttttttgttttgttttcaatttttttaaagaaattattatttagaaaaaataaaaataaaaataaaacaagttttaGGAGTTGCGCAACAGATGGAATAATATGTATGACTCACTCCTAGAATTTGATGGAGGTAATAGTACTGGGGTTGCCCTTTGTAGAGGCGGTAAGTATTCCAGAAAATAATTCCGTTCAATATTAACCAGACGGCCTTTTGTTATGTGTTTGAAAACTAAATTATCATGAGGCCTGAAAAAAGTCGAGTAacaataatatttgaaaaaaatcgagTTATATTACGTGAAAGGCGTGCGATGGGCGGAGCCAACTCGACGAAAACATGTTGACCATATTTGGCacttgagaaaaatataagcGACTGACTTTATTAACACGAATTTAAAAACTATGGCGATGTCTCACGCATCCCGACACTGTAACAAACCAAGCGACCTCATGATTGGCAACAGTCAAATTGGCACATTTGCTGGTCAATTAACTGGCGTGTTGCAGGGGCAAAACCAGAAACGAGTGTGTGGAGCGGGAGCGTGATTTGAACTTTTGCTTTCGCTGAGAGATGCATTGACACTGCGTCGAACAAAAGGCAGCAGCCGAGTATTTTCGAAggagagactctctctctctccctctctcacTTCTTGTTGCACGCCAgtctcagttttttttttctttttcttctttttcccgttgCTATGGCAACACatcccaaagaaaagaaggaaaaaaaaagatgagtttcttctctctctctttctctcccccccccccctgtctACGGTCGCTCTCTACCCGACTGAAAATAAACCCTAAATGGAAATAACAGTATACGTATGTTTCATATCCACCGTCTCGCATCCCAAAATGCATGGAAAAAAATGCTGCGTGCCGGAATCCCCTCCGGCTTCGTTGTAACCCCAAAGTATACGTATAGTCCCCAGCAGCACCGATACGGGCGGCGAGAGCGCGAGcgctagagagaaaaaatcacaATAAATTGCCAAACATTTGTGTAAGAGCGTGTGTTACAAATCGACGTGATTTTTAGCCATTTGCTGGCGCCGGTGTGTGTGCAAACAATACACCGGTCAAACGAGGAGATAGAGGGTCGTAGAGCGGCACGATTATTTGGTTGTATGCAGAGTGAAACTTTAGCTCGGTTCTACTTGACGTATGGCCTTGGATCTCTCTTCCACTTCAAAATATCTTGTGTAtccttgtttattttctttttctttctttctttttttcgaagcGCGCGGTTCCCACAgtcattttttccaaaagcgATTTCCAGTTTCTTCCGAGATACAATATAAtatactttatttttcaaaaaaatcaaataaatgaacaaagacctgaattcttttttttttaaatattaagaGTTAATCAGCGTAAACGGAAGGTCGGATGACACCGAGGAATCGTCGGTTGCGCAGCTGCCCGTCAGCCAGAGAATGAGGGTCCCTCCACAAAACCTGTTGGAATACAAATCATTTTTCGgcttttgttttgaaacatCCTCATTTCGAAAGTGTTTAAGAACcagaaatgtttgatttattttgagcGCTTCTGGGTCTATCCGTGAACCCTATCCGTGAACTTTTCAAcgacttttaaatttatgatCTCTTGGCCAGCCAAGTGGGTCTTGAGGaaatctacattttcagcacAATCTCAACAAAACTGTTGGTAAAAAGTAAAAGCTCGCGTATGTATTCAAAACGAGATGGGCACGCATAATTCAAAAAACGGTGTAGTGGCAAAACGATTAAACATGTCAAAAAGCGATCGGCATCGGcttatgatttttcttttttccaatgaTGTGCTAAATCATTTCAACGTATGTATAATACTCTAGATGGTTCTAGACCATTAAAGTATACAGTTGATGCCGTTTTACGcagcaataataacaatagaTAAGATGATAGCGAATAATGAGCGTTGAAATATTATTGTAACCGCCCGGCGGATTTCGAACAGATTTTTTTACGTATGGGATGACGATGGAAAATAACACTAAACGCCATCTAGTAGCGATCCTTTTCTATACCAGCCGAAGGAGCTACTACCTTGGAAGCGATGTAATGTCCGTTGCGGATATTCCTGCTGTATCTTCGGATTTCTTCGGCCGTCGATCGACGATTAGATCTGGGGCGATTGTAACGCGGCTCTTCATTAGCATTGGCGTAGCGTAGCGACCGGCGGGCGAAGGGCGACTCGTCAAGCAGCAGTTGCTGGGGCTGGGCGCTGGGGCGTCTGACGAATTGGTCCCTGTAAAGTGAATGACGTCTAACAGTTGGCGCGTGATGTGCTGGCTTGGTGTCAAAAAAGTTGTCCTCCGTTCCATCTTCGCTAGCGACTCCGATAACATATTTGGGGAGACTTCTCTCCGGGGTGGCGTCAAGCGACAGCTGCTGcgcctgctgctgttgtcgaGCTGATTGCTCAGTCAAGAAGGGGGGATACTGTGGGTAGTCGTCGCTGTCAAAGCTATTGAATTCCGTTTCGAATTTGAACGGACTGTTGTTTTGTAGGTCGTTGAGTTGTCGTATGCTGTCGTGATGGACCGGTGCGGTTCTGGTGACGAGTGCGGGTGAGATGACCGAGTCTTGGAATTCGTCCCGGTCTTTAGATTCGGATGGGGTAAAAGCTGGCGGGATGGAATAGTAAGTCGAATCGTCGTTGGTGTTGGTCTGCGGTGAGGACTCGAAGATCGGTTCAATGGCCGAAAACTGCAATTCGTCTCTGGCGCCGTTCAATTCACGACCTTTGCGGCCAGTCTGCAGGAAAGGATCGAAGGCGTAATAGTTGCCGATGATTTCCTCAAAAGCCGATTGCTTGAGGATATCCGGAAATCCTCCGTCGTCAAACTGGGCTGAACACGAGCCAGCTGTGATCAGCAGTAAGGCGCTTAGAAGCTTCACGGAAAActaaattggatttttcaaaaagatgattttgaatatgaaatatgaaaaaatgcTCCAAAATGCACGTACCATGTTgcgtgtttgtttttaaaagatagGGATAATCCAAATGCCGTTGGGTGCTGATGTGGTGGTATGGACAGGTAGATGCAGACTGAGACAAGTAACCAACTCTTACAATTCCTTTATATAGTTTACACACACGTCTGGGAGATGGGCGCTTTCTCCACTTAGAGGCGAAACAGCCTATAGGCTTCCTCTTCAGAGTCCAGCACACACTCTCtcacatctttttcttttcatccgcCCATGGCCAGCTATAATAGCAACTACCATCAGCTCCGCAGCTCTTCCCTCgtaaaagaagatgaaataacTTCACCTGGTGTGTAGTAAGAGACGTCGTTCAGGGGTGGATGACCATATGTCGTCATTTATCGCCTCCTACGCTGAAATAGGCCACTGGACCATCAACATCCATCTCGACTTATGTACGCATGTTTACGCTGGGAATTATATCGGTCCGTTCACTCGTATTACCGCATTGTACGACCGCCACTCGaatccttttttgaaaataaaaaaatcgctCCGTATTGAAGAGGAAAATTGTGCAGATTCatatggattttttctttgtgctaCATGGCACTGCGTTGTGGAATAAATAGACGGACTGAAAGGTTTTCGATTAGAGAGAGCACAGCCCGATGATTATCCAGTTTCTTGCGCCGTTTTCCTCCATGCCGTTGTGTACAACGAAAATATTGTTCCTTTTATTTGCAGTACTACTTGCCGGTCAGAGCAAATGATGAAAGTTTTATCCGCTTCTTCGTATCTCTCGACATGATTTTTAGGCAAATTATCGTCATTGTGATCGATTgcttacattttcaaattttcttttccacttttCTTAAGGAATCAGAGTGGAGCTTGGCGATGATGATCATTGGTTATcgtgggaagaaaaaaaagtgttggatGCGAGAACCTATATATCTCGTCAAATGGTAAAGGCatcattttttcgttcatcTACATTATAAAACCTTCAGGCGCACTTGAAGATATGTACTGGATGTTGCACGActtgtttgcttgtttttcAGAGCGCGTACGGACAAGACAGCGCACGAAAGAGTGTTTGTGGGTGAAGATGTGCCTCGAGACATTTTAACTTTCATCGTCAGTTTCAGTTGTCACATATATATTCTGTTTTTAATGccaaaccattttctttgttacaGTTCTAAAGGCAATATCGCGTACGAATTCATCATCTAGTCGCGGAGGGAGAAATTTTCTTGGGCCATTCTTTTGGGGCTTTCCGAGggctttcttttgaaataaattttcaaaaaatgtgtctAGTATGATACGATCGTCGCTGACACGATACATTAGATTTTGCGCTTAAACTTTGCGAAAACATGAAatgcacaattttttttaccagcagcagcaccatcaCGATGTGCACAATAGACTTTTCGCATAGGTGTGGATTAGGATCGTAAAATGCTTTATGTGTTTGATACCCAAGCTAGCACCACCGCCATATGGTATTTTtatgacttatttttctgtacTACATTTTTAAACTATAAAACTCGTTTACCGTGTCTTCGATTTGGTTATAATGTTCATCGAACTTTTACTTGTGATGCAAAAGAAACTTAAATGCGCTTAAACGCTTATTATCGCCTTATGTTCGTAATCTTAAATAAATAGCGTCtgtgaaattgttttcaatttcacctCAGACAACTTTCGTTCTCGACATGTgtcatttttacataaaaatcCCGTGAATTTGAATGGAGAATTTCGTCACTTTCCAATCgtagcggcagcagcagctagacgAGTCACTGCTGCGCCATtgtctaaaaaagaatttgccaAGATTATACTTCAACGcatgttgaaaaagaagaataaccATCTCATGCTACTTTTTTATCATTCCgtatattttaaagaaaaatacacacacagcccaTCAATGTCAGGTAGCGTAAGGATAACGATGTCTTTAGGACTTTCTATGCCTTTGGGATAATGACGAGAACTTTCACcgtttcaataatatttttataatttttttttcttttcagttttatattatgtatttatttttatgcttCCCGGGGGAATCGCCATTGTTCTTGTTTCTTTGGCTTCACTGCATCGAGAAATTTTGCGTGCTAATGAGACTCGTTCCTTTCGAATCAGCAAGTTTTCACTATACCTATACgaaaacgcaatttttttaagagcGACGAATAAATCCAAAAGTCGACAAAAACAGCTCTTGATGAATGGCTATCCTGCTGTATACATGTTCAAATAAACCATCTTTATATGCTATTTTTGATGCATCATTGATGAATCATTCATGCGAAACCTCTAATTTTCCACATGGTTGGAAAATGATCGCACGGTGATATTACAGCGACTACGAAAGTGGAAAAAGTGTACAGCAAGTATAGACAACTAGCTCTTCCATTTACGTTCTCACGTTCGCACCAATTCACTTTCTCACGTT containing:
- the LOC124197409 gene encoding uncharacterized protein LOC124197409, translated to MFSVKLLSALLLITAGSCSAQFDDGGFPDILKQSAFEEIIGNYYAFDPFLQTGRKGRELNGARDELQFSAIEPIFESSPQTNTNDDSTYYSIPPAFTPSESKDRDEFQDSVISPALVTRTAPVHHDSIRQLNDLQNNSPFKFETEFNSFDSDDYPQYPPFLTEQSARQQQQAQQLSLDATPERSLPKYVIGVASEDGTEDNFFDTKPAHHAPTVRRHSLYRDQFVRRPSAQPQQLLLDESPFARRSLRYANANEEPRYNRPRSNRRSTAEEIRRYSRNIRNGHYIASKVLWRDPHSLADGQLRNRRFLGVIRPSVYAD
- the LOC124197408 gene encoding NADPH oxidase 4-like, with product MVNMFSSSWLRPSHAFHAVWLILNGIIFWNTYRLYKGQPQYYYLHQILGSGLCISRGTGAVLNVSCGLILLPTCKRAATTLRRYCCRLLGRCGLSARFIRLFFNQAERFHITCAFTVIIASVIHTGAHLVNAVNCSLYYNHRWIEVNIAESPGQDPLQLVFFTLPGITGVLMMLILTMILVTSASWFRTRHFNTFYYSHHFLFGPFLVLLVFHPTSGMLKEQTNWRDHWPGNDDQDGPPPVFIPMKGYTWLYVTIPIIFYLFDWSWRKVSRRQPVSVSRVVVHEPDVIELVVDRWMSHSQPGQYVFLQCPVISGFQWHPFSLSSCCDMTHASWTVHMKTRGDWCKQLKSLLGKTQRDDVELYVDGPFSSPFSDVINSRTVICIAGGIGFTPFLCVIHNLIRNGWNARPERLHIVFCVQKAESLLWASAAIDQLIEDAWASPRPDKLEIRLHVTRPAPAACRGFSPVEIILSQKYPNLLRRLEYGRPKWKELFTSWKETYSRERVDVFSCGPRELNRQIEQMCRSISNFTLAYESFS